One Streptomyces sp. NBC_00554 DNA segment encodes these proteins:
- a CDS encoding class I SAM-dependent methyltransferase, giving the protein MGADEDTGTTATATYDEHADWYNEFMSAGRAGEYIQRVHATLEDLLGAGEGTCLDVCCGTGAHAYVLGGLGWAPVGVDLSGGQLRHAVGRLPVVRADSTALPFADGSLPAAVCVLAHTDVPDYAAVLREIARVLQPGGRFVHLGVHPCYIGAFADWSDRPRIVVDERYADRSRSFDAWNPAGVRARVGAWHLPLGDLLNATTAAGLRLVRTVEAGPGGIPDLFGFLCVKLTTPG; this is encoded by the coding sequence ATGGGAGCCGATGAGGACACAGGGACGACGGCGACGGCGACCTACGACGAACACGCCGACTGGTACAACGAGTTCATGTCGGCCGGCAGGGCCGGTGAGTACATCCAGCGGGTGCACGCCACGCTTGAGGATCTGCTGGGTGCCGGTGAGGGGACGTGCCTGGACGTCTGCTGTGGGACGGGGGCTCACGCGTACGTGCTGGGCGGGCTGGGGTGGGCGCCGGTGGGGGTGGATCTGTCGGGTGGTCAACTCCGGCATGCGGTGGGCAGGTTGCCCGTCGTCAGGGCTGACTCGACGGCGCTTCCGTTCGCGGATGGCTCGCTGCCCGCCGCCGTCTGCGTCCTGGCTCATACCGACGTGCCCGACTACGCGGCCGTTCTGCGCGAGATCGCCCGCGTTCTGCAGCCCGGCGGACGGTTCGTGCATCTGGGCGTACACCCCTGCTACATCGGCGCGTTCGCCGACTGGAGCGACCGGCCGAGGATCGTCGTCGACGAACGGTACGCCGACCGCTCCCGTTCCTTCGACGCGTGGAACCCCGCGGGGGTCCGCGCCCGGGTCGGCGCCTGGCACCTCCCCCTGGGGGACCTCCTCAACGCCACCACGGCAGCCGGCCTGCGCCTGGTGCGCACCGTCGAGGCAGGCCCCGGCGGCATCCCTGACCTGTTCGGATTCCTCTGCGTGAAGCTCACAACTCCCGGTTGA
- a CDS encoding ADP-ribosylglycohydrolase family protein, with the protein MTVARDARTTGAVLGSAVGDALGAPFEFGPEGAFTERFPAPGHGGEMCGGGGWEPGEATDDTQMAVLVGESLLDHDGLELPDIFRRFQRWAAADPKDIGLQTEAVLTSGDPWDLAAPIHFQENQRAAGNGSLMRAATSAVYFAPQGRTATMAAARSIAALTHGDRAAWEGTALFHELIRVALDGHDPLTAIRETLTAVHPGHRARYATVLAPDWHPDQATEFNGAVWPCLGSAVWSLRTTGSYEEAVRAAIDLGGDTDTVAAVTGALAGAVYGANAIPARWTEPLHVPLPGSRGRILRSAELTALASELAG; encoded by the coding sequence ATGACCGTCGCCCGTGACGCCCGCACCACCGGGGCAGTGCTCGGCTCCGCGGTGGGCGACGCCCTCGGCGCCCCCTTCGAGTTCGGCCCCGAAGGCGCGTTCACGGAACGCTTCCCCGCCCCCGGTCACGGCGGGGAGATGTGCGGAGGCGGCGGCTGGGAGCCGGGCGAGGCCACGGACGACACGCAGATGGCCGTACTGGTCGGTGAGTCGCTCCTCGACCACGACGGCCTCGAACTCCCGGACATCTTCCGCAGGTTCCAGCGATGGGCGGCAGCGGACCCCAAGGACATAGGCCTGCAGACGGAGGCGGTCCTCACCAGCGGAGACCCCTGGGACCTGGCCGCGCCGATCCACTTCCAGGAGAACCAACGAGCAGCGGGCAACGGCTCGTTGATGCGGGCGGCCACCTCCGCCGTGTACTTCGCCCCGCAGGGCCGGACTGCCACCATGGCCGCCGCCCGCAGCATCGCCGCCCTCACCCACGGCGACCGAGCGGCCTGGGAAGGCACAGCGCTCTTCCACGAACTGATCCGGGTGGCACTCGACGGCCACGACCCCCTCACCGCGATCCGGGAAACCCTCACCGCCGTCCACCCCGGCCACCGCGCCCGCTATGCCACCGTCCTCGCCCCCGACTGGCACCCCGACCAGGCCACCGAGTTCAACGGCGCGGTCTGGCCGTGCCTGGGCTCCGCCGTATGGTCCCTGCGGACGACCGGCTCCTACGAGGAAGCCGTGCGCGCGGCGATCGACCTCGGCGGCGACACAGACACGGTCGCGGCCGTGACGGGCGCCCTGGCCGGAGCCGTATACGGGGCGAACGCCATTCCGGCCCGATGGACCGAGCCCCTGCACGTACCCCTGCCGGGCTCCCGCGGGCGGATCCTGCGCTCGGCGGAACTGACGGCCCTGGCAAGCGAGTTGGCAGGCTGA
- a CDS encoding TetR/AcrR family transcriptional regulator, with product MQTRQTRRYHHGDLRAALLTRAEETLREKGPAALSLRELARDLGVSHAAPSRHFKDKQALLDALALVGFERFGETLAASQETADETFADRLGALARSYVGFATANAELLDLMFSIKHDPAASAALVAASQNMGVLATRLIEEGQRRGEVREGPIESIALPLFTTLHGYASIAVSGTLPTETPDVDLENVIAFTLRGSAPDSPR from the coding sequence ATGCAGACTCGCCAGACACGCCGCTACCACCACGGAGACCTACGCGCCGCCCTGCTGACCCGCGCCGAGGAGACGCTCAGGGAGAAGGGCCCCGCCGCCCTGTCCCTGCGCGAACTGGCCCGCGACCTGGGCGTCAGCCACGCCGCGCCGAGCCGTCACTTCAAGGACAAGCAGGCCCTGCTGGACGCGCTGGCCCTGGTCGGTTTCGAGCGCTTCGGCGAGACGCTGGCCGCGTCACAGGAGACGGCGGACGAGACCTTCGCCGACCGCCTCGGCGCCCTGGCCCGCTCCTACGTCGGCTTCGCCACCGCCAACGCGGAACTCCTCGACCTCATGTTCTCGATCAAGCACGACCCGGCGGCCTCCGCGGCCCTGGTCGCCGCCTCCCAGAACATGGGCGTACTGGCCACCCGCCTCATCGAGGAAGGCCAGCGCCGAGGCGAGGTCCGCGAGGGCCCCATCGAAAGCATCGCCCTCCCCCTCTTCACCACCCTCCACGGCTACGCCAGCATCGCCGTAAGCGGCACACTCCCCACCGAAACCCCGGACGTGGACCTGGAGAACGTAATCGCCTTCACCCTCAGGGGCAGCGCCCCGGACTCGCCCCGATGA
- a CDS encoding oxidoreductase, producing the protein MATKQTWNASDIVDQTGRTAVVTGANSGLGIATVEALARAGAHVVLAVRDVKRGEDAARTVQGAKGTVEVRRLDLADLASVREFAESWQGDLDLLINNAGVMNIPEASTKDGFEMQFGTNHLGHFALTNLLLPYVTDRVVTVSSGSHRFPGSPHMHFDNLNLTGEYSPTVAYSQSKLANLLFTLELQSRLAAEGSSVRALAAHPGWAATQLQSHDGSAVRRAFMAVGNRFIAQDNTAGALPTLYAATQDLPGASYVGPDGFAEMRGGPALVGRSAAASDPESAVRLWAASEQLTGVTFPQLSSLAVNVV; encoded by the coding sequence ATGGCTACCAAGCAGACGTGGAACGCAAGCGACATCGTCGACCAGACCGGCCGTACCGCCGTCGTGACCGGCGCCAACAGCGGGCTCGGTATCGCCACCGTCGAAGCCCTGGCCCGTGCGGGCGCGCACGTCGTACTCGCCGTACGGGACGTGAAGCGTGGCGAGGACGCCGCCCGCACCGTCCAGGGCGCCAAGGGCACCGTCGAGGTGCGCCGCCTCGACCTCGCGGACCTCGCCTCGGTGCGGGAGTTCGCCGAGTCCTGGCAGGGTGATCTGGACCTGCTGATCAACAACGCGGGCGTCATGAACATCCCCGAGGCCAGCACCAAGGACGGCTTCGAGATGCAGTTCGGGACGAACCACCTGGGGCACTTCGCCCTGACCAACCTGCTGCTGCCGTACGTCACCGACCGCGTGGTCACCGTGTCCTCCGGGTCCCACCGGTTCCCCGGCAGCCCCCACATGCACTTCGACAACCTGAATCTGACCGGCGAGTACTCACCCACGGTTGCCTACAGCCAGTCCAAGCTCGCCAACCTGCTCTTCACCCTGGAACTGCAGAGCCGGCTGGCCGCCGAGGGATCGTCCGTGCGGGCCCTCGCCGCGCACCCCGGCTGGGCCGCCACCCAGCTCCAGAGCCATGACGGAAGCGCCGTGCGGCGCGCCTTCATGGCGGTGGGCAACCGCTTCATCGCCCAGGACAACACGGCCGGCGCCCTGCCCACGCTGTACGCCGCCACGCAGGATCTGCCCGGCGCCAGCTACGTCGGCCCGGACGGTTTTGCCGAGATGCGCGGCGGACCGGCCCTCGTCGGCCGCTCGGCCGCGGCCAGCGACCCGGAGTCCGCCGTCCGCCTGTGGGCGGCCTCGGAGCAACTGACCGGCGTCACGTTCCCGCAGCTGAGCAGCCTGGCAGTGAACGTCGTCTAG
- the galE gene encoding UDP-glucose 4-epimerase GalE has translation MTWLITGGAGYIGAHVVRAMLDAGEQAVVYDDLSTGIAERVPSGVQLVVGSTLDAELLARTIEEHSVTGVVHLAAKKQVGESVELPLHYYRENVEGLRVLLEAVTAASVSSFVFSSSAAVYGMPDVDLVTEETPCLPMSPYGETKLAGEWLVRATGRATGLSTASLRYFNVAGAATPELADVGVFNLVPMVFEKLTEDAPPRIFGDDYPTPDGTCVRDYIHVVDLAEAHVIAARALQSSPGRNLTLNIGRGEGVSVREMIDRINAITGYDRPPVTAPRRPGDPARVVASADRIAVELGWKAKYDVQDMITSAWAGWVRLHPEAARD, from the coding sequence ATGACCTGGCTGATCACCGGCGGCGCCGGCTACATCGGGGCGCACGTCGTCCGCGCGATGCTCGACGCGGGCGAACAGGCCGTGGTCTACGACGACTTGTCCACGGGGATCGCGGAGCGGGTGCCTTCCGGTGTCCAGCTGGTGGTCGGCTCGACGCTGGACGCCGAACTCCTGGCCCGCACGATCGAGGAACACTCCGTCACCGGCGTCGTACACCTGGCAGCGAAGAAGCAGGTCGGCGAGTCGGTGGAACTGCCCCTGCACTACTACCGGGAGAACGTCGAGGGCCTGCGGGTGCTGCTGGAGGCGGTCACCGCCGCGTCGGTGTCGTCCTTCGTCTTCTCGTCGTCGGCCGCGGTGTACGGCATGCCGGATGTGGACCTGGTGACGGAGGAGACGCCGTGCCTGCCGATGAGCCCGTACGGCGAGACGAAGCTGGCGGGTGAGTGGCTGGTCCGCGCGACGGGCCGCGCCACCGGTCTGTCCACCGCGTCCCTGCGCTACTTCAACGTGGCGGGAGCGGCGACGCCCGAACTCGCGGACGTCGGCGTCTTCAACCTCGTCCCCATGGTCTTCGAGAAGCTCACCGAGGACGCGCCACCGCGCATCTTCGGCGACGACTACCCGACCCCCGACGGGACCTGCGTCCGCGACTACATCCACGTGGTGGACCTGGCGGAGGCCCATGTGATCGCGGCCCGCGCCCTGCAGTCGTCCCCGGGAAGGAACCTGACCCTCAACATCGGCCGCGGGGAAGGCGTTTCGGTGCGCGAGATGATCGACCGGATCAACGCGATCACCGGTTACGACCGCCCTCCGGTGACCGCTCCCCGCCGTCCCGGTGACCCGGCCCGCGTGGTGGCCTCGGCCGACCGCATCGCCGTGGAACTGGGCTGGAAGGCGAAGTACGACGTCCAGGACATGATCACATCGGCGTGGGCGGGGTGGGTGCGGCTGCATCCGGAGGCGGCGCGGGACTAG
- a CDS encoding glycosyltransferase 87 family protein, which yields MSTLTSTLPKHQRLLLLAAAWLATRALMLWLLAHDHLRPLGHGGVSREVGNLYFRWYGVLSHGAFPTDDRLWQYPPGAGPVLLAPALLPALTYFTAFVTLTLLTDAAITIALTRAGTRPGRTLRGAALWTAGLPLLLHLPLVRYDVQVTAFAVISLLTLSRSTRACGAFAALGALVKVWPALALIGTPRGRTTRGAWTSAVVTAAAMLTLLTAAFGNPFGFLRQQGGRGVQIESLGGTVLGLARHAGWPGTVRYQYGAMEFVGPYVSAVAALSLALTVAAFGLLLLWRVRARHWTAATPYDAALAAVLLFTVTSRVISPQYMVWLLGLSAVCLTSRHTTQRPVAALIVAATAVSSVVYPVMYEEVVHSTWTGCLLMLLRNGLLASAAALSFSRLWRSGLPPMTGSAQSNVPARNPEPLRLIH from the coding sequence ATGAGCACCTTGACGAGCACCTTGCCGAAACACCAGCGCCTGCTCCTCCTGGCCGCCGCCTGGCTCGCCACCCGCGCCCTGATGCTGTGGCTGCTCGCCCACGACCACCTCCGCCCGCTCGGCCACGGCGGGGTCTCGCGCGAGGTCGGCAACCTGTACTTCCGCTGGTACGGCGTGCTGTCCCACGGCGCCTTTCCGACGGACGACCGGCTGTGGCAGTACCCGCCGGGCGCGGGCCCGGTGCTGCTCGCCCCCGCGCTGCTGCCGGCCCTGACGTACTTCACGGCCTTCGTGACGCTGACCCTCCTCACGGACGCCGCGATCACGATCGCCCTCACGCGCGCGGGCACCCGGCCCGGCCGGACCCTGCGCGGCGCGGCCCTGTGGACGGCGGGGCTCCCCCTTCTCCTGCACCTTCCGCTCGTTCGCTACGACGTGCAGGTCACGGCCTTCGCCGTCATCTCCCTGTTGACGTTGTCGCGCTCCACGCGCGCGTGCGGGGCGTTCGCCGCGCTGGGCGCCCTGGTGAAGGTCTGGCCCGCGCTGGCGCTCATCGGCACACCGAGGGGCCGTACGACACGAGGGGCCTGGACGTCGGCGGTGGTCACGGCGGCGGCCATGCTCACGCTGCTGACGGCCGCCTTCGGCAACCCCTTCGGTTTCCTGCGCCAGCAGGGCGGCCGGGGCGTACAGATCGAGTCGCTCGGCGGCACGGTCCTCGGCCTCGCGCGCCACGCCGGTTGGCCGGGCACCGTGCGCTACCAGTACGGCGCGATGGAGTTCGTCGGCCCGTACGTCTCCGCCGTCGCGGCCCTCTCGCTCGCCCTCACGGTCGCCGCCTTCGGGCTGTTGCTGCTGTGGCGGGTGCGCGCACGGCATTGGACGGCGGCGACCCCGTACGACGCCGCGCTCGCCGCCGTACTGCTCTTCACGGTGACCAGCCGGGTGATCAGCCCCCAGTACATGGTGTGGCTGCTCGGTCTGTCCGCCGTGTGCCTGACCTCGCGGCACACCACGCAGCGCCCGGTGGCGGCGCTGATCGTGGCGGCGACGGCGGTCAGTTCGGTCGTGTACCCCGTCATGTACGAGGAGGTCGTCCACAGCACCTGGACGGGCTGCCTGCTGATGCTCCTGCGCAACGGCCTGCTGGCGTCCGCGGCGGCGCTGTCCTTCTCACGGCTGTGGCGGTCGGGCCTACCACCCATGACGGGTTCGGCGCAGTCGAACGTTCCGGCCCGGAACCCGGAGCCCCTTCGCCTGATTCACTGA